Proteins encoded by one window of Salvia splendens isolate huo1 chromosome 7, SspV2, whole genome shotgun sequence:
- the LOC121810539 gene encoding uncharacterized protein LOC121810539 has translation MKITCMSKRIRSLQHIHQGINPSPNKLPFLSKILFRFEFPQIRIPVRKKASLPLTASLSSLDFSGCDDASDSGCSSWLQAPPTSKQSPILLDDVKISEQLIDLVFYLLVLLGPYRHVSIHFLEILDLYSVVCRYVLTTSDPGISHHTQWYGSSSFGSDSLYCKIVSPHYQEVAQALTAYYKVDIFIEAEFAAVCVDVKFLQTNDSFGSAFPTTEETLSHLCQSLLHLCEAESVSYLEEVASKTSTQDVAKSVGLKVLALLKKMFNAPSEASYPKGQLELNAMRLADVLSDDSNFLSFIMINFMRRICQQARSVLMEGLSETVRWILLCF, from the exons ATGAAGATAACTTGTATGTCT AAGAGGATTCGTTCCCTTCAACACATCCATCAAGGAATTAATCCCAGCCCAAATAAATTACCCTTTCTATCTAAAATTCTTTTTCGATTTGAATTCCCCCAAATTAGAATTCCCGTTAGAAAAAAAGCATCACTCCCATTAACCGCCTCACTGTCTAGTCTCGATTTCTCCGGCTGCGACGACGCCTCCGATTCCGGCTGCTCATCGTGGCTCCAGGCGCCGCCGACGTCGAAGCAATCTCCG ATATTGCTTGATGATGTGAAGATATCAGAACAACTGATTGACCTGGTCTTCTATCTGCTAGTTCTACTTGGTCCATACAGACATGTCAGTATTCATTTCCTTGAAATTTTAGATCTTTACTCTGTTGTTTGTAGATATGTACTTACTACTTCGGATCCCGGAATCTCACACCATACCCAATGGTATGGTTCTTCTTCATTCGGCTCTGATAGCTTGTATTGTAAAATTGTTTCTCCACACTACCAAGAGGTTGCTCAAGCATTGACTGCATATTACAAG GTGGATATATTCATAGAGGCAGAATTTGCTGCTGTTTGTGTAGATGTCAAGTTTCTGCAGACCAACGATTCATTTGGAAGTGCTTTCCCTACTACTGAAGAGACCTTGAGTCACCTCTGCCAGAGT CTGTTGCACCTTTGTGAAGCTGAAAGTGTATCCTACCTGGAAGAGGTGGCCAGCAAAACATCAACTCAGGATGTGGCAAAGTCTGTTGGACTCAAG GTTCTTGCTTTgctaaaaaaaatgtttaatgcTCCCTCTGAGGCAAGCTACCCGAAGGGGCAACTAGAACTTAATGCAATGCGCTTGGCAGATGTCTTGTCAGATGATTCAAATTTTCTGTCCTTCATCATGATAAACTTT ATGAGAAGGATCTGTCAACAAGCTCGTTCGGTTCTTATGGAAGGACTATCAGAAACTGTCAGATGGATTCTTCTCTGCTTCTAA